From Solanum lycopersicum chromosome 8, SLM_r2.1, the proteins below share one genomic window:
- the LOC101251110 gene encoding LIM domain-containing protein WLIM2b-like, which translates to MSSFGTQTKCKACDKTVYAAEVISAGGVNYHNTCFRCSHCNGRLALSNYSCLDGTLFCKPHFEQLLKEKGSGALKSSSLGRNNDLNRSPSKLSSLFCGTQEKCASCKKTVYPLEKVTVDGEFYHQSCFKCAHGGCKLTTSSYAALDGLVYCKPHFSQLFKEKGSYNHLTTATNKKNHSADEHEEGSTTTTTDVDEPPQPPVEETQD; encoded by the exons atgtcaagttttggTACCCAAACAAAATGCAAAGCATGTGATAAAACTGTGTATGCTGCTGAAGTGATTTCTGCAGGTGGTGTTAATTATCATAATACATGTTTCAGATGTAGCCATTGCAATGGAAGACTTgca ttgAGCAACTATTCTTGCTTGGATGGAACATTATTTTGCAAGCCACATTTTGAACAACTCCTCAAGGAGAAAGGAAGTGGTGCTTTGAAATCTTCTTCAc TTGGGAGGAACAATGATCTG AACAGAAGCCCTAGCAAGTTGTCCTCTCTATTTTGTGGCACTCAGGAAAAATGTGCATCATGCAAGAAAACTGTGTACCCATTGGAAAAg GTAACAGTAGATGGAGAATTTTACCATCAATCATGCTTCAAATGTGCACATGGTGGATGCAAACTAACCACCTCATCATATGCAGCATTAGATGGACTTGTTTATTGCAAGCCTCATTTCTCTCAATTGTTTAAAGAAAAAGGTTCCTATAATCATCTTACAACagctacaaataaaaaaaatcatagtgCTGATGAACATGAAGAAGGTTCAACTACTACAACTACTGATGTTGATGAGCCACCACAGCCTCCTGTTGAAGAGACTCAAGATTAG
- the LOC101250822 gene encoding uncharacterized protein — protein MNNLSLDKTSTPNPLLSISSLHHSRISKSLCLPRKVLVFADKNDNSASITSGFLSKTHFSYKKVTVFADKDDNSSPVASGVLSRTHFSSKKVAVFASKDDNFSSITSGVLSRTVFSSRKTKKFVVFASKDDRNSNKLDQWDQMELKFGRLIGEDPKLTLAKIISRKTNPETSYLEIEESFEQKKGKTSGETVEVPFDASKQKKSLNSSNGLNLVRPVPKKGVKFEVDEKQPKTEGYKQSQPISRPEVSRKSSVPNVILRKPSLYSEEDESSKFKIKPNLTLKMGRELKPEKFSDVTLLKKPEPMRISSDDSEKNGQSSDKSSDATLLKKPEPMRISSDDSEKNGQSSDVLPVSSDDSEDASLTEVYASSSEPKNSLLLNKPEPSNLNLKIDPNKESSEVQHPSISDESTFDAANSSSELISMAESKLRQPLQSNRSNPLEKQGFGTGFQQTDTQPAERSSDSNTPAETGPMESLDAALLGKPKRLDRPKKEASRVSQEDMRPVKSEGYGNASEIENFLAKSSIKEHEDNDWVRAEELVKSGGREDVELVSCSTRGFVVSFGSLIGFLPYRNLAARWKFLAFESWLRQKGLDPSQYKQGLGIIGGYDGFGKAASPEAGVDPQIAKNADEEISPDMKLEDLLRIYDQEKLQFLSSFVGLRIRVSVVLADRYSRRLIFSLKAKEKEELVEKKKSLMAKLQVGDVVKCCIQKITYFGIFVEVEGVLALIHQTEVSWDATLDPASYFKIGQIVEAKVHQLDFSLERIFLSLKEITPDPMMEALEAVVGDPDNLNGELQASELDTEWPDVESLIKELKQFEGISSVSKGRYFLSPGLAPTFQVYMASMFENQYKLLARSGNRVQEVIVETSLSKEEMKSAIQSCTNKVE, from the exons ATGAACAACCTTAGCCTTGACAAAACCTCAACACCCAACCCCTTGTTGTCAATTTCATCTTTACACcattcaagaatctcaaaatccctTTGTTTACCCAGAAAAGTTCTTGTTTTTGctgataaaaatgataattcagCCTCAATAACTAGTGGGTTTCTgtcaaaaactcatttttcctACAAAAAAGTAACTGTTTTTGCTGATAAAGATGACAATTCAAGTCCAGTAGCAAGTGGGGTTTTGTCAAGAACACATTTTTCCTCCAAAAAAGTTGCTGTTTTTGCCTCTAAAGATGATAATTTTAGCTCAATAACAAGCGGGGTTTTGTCAAGAACTGTTTTTTCCTCCAGAAAGACAAAGAAATTTGTTGTTTTTGCTTCTAAAGATGATAGGAATAGTAATAAGCTTGACCAGTGGGACCAAATGGAACTCAAGTTTGGCAGATTAATTGGTGAAGACCCAAAACTTACCTTAGCTAAG ATAATTAGTAGGAAAACAAACCCGGAGACATCTTATCTTGAAATTGAAGAGTCATTTGAGCAGAAGAAGGGAAAAACGTCTGGTGAAACTGTGGAGGTTCCGTTTGATGCATCCAAGCAAAAGAAATCTctcaattcatcaaatggattaAATTTGGTTCGCCCTGTGCCCAAGAAGGGTGTTAAGTTCGAGGTTGATGAAAAACAGCCAAAGACTGAGGGCTATAAACAAAGTCAACCAATTTCAAGACCTGAAGTAAGTAGAAAAAGTAGTGTTCCAAATGTCATACTGCGAAAGCCAAGTTTGTATTCTGAGGAGGATGaatcatcaaaattcaaaattaagcCAAACTTGACACTGAAAATGGGCAGAGAACTGAAACCTGAGAAGTTTAGTGATGTTACATTGTTGAAGAAGCCGGAACCAATGAGGATCAGCTCCGACGATAGTGAAAAGAATGGACAATCAAGTGATAAGTCTAGTGATGCTACATTGTTGAAGAAGCCAGAACCAATGAGGATCAGCTCCGATGATAGTGAAAAGAATGGACAATCAAGCGATGTCTTGCCTGTATCTAGTGATGACTCCGAAGATGCTAGTCTTACAGAGGTGTACGCATCAAGTAGTGAACCCAAAAACAGCTTGCTTCTAAATAAGCCAGAGCCTAGTAATTTAAATCTAAAGATAGATCCAAATAAAGAATCTTCCGAGGTTCAGCATCCGAGTATTTCGGATGAAAGTACTTTCGATGCTGCTAACTCTTCTTCTGAGCTTATAAGTATGGCAGAGAGTAAACTCCGCCAACCGTTACAATCTAACAGAAGCAATCCTCTTGAGAAGCAAGGCTTTGGTACAG GATTCCAGCAGACTGATACACAGCCCGCTGAGAGAAGTTCTGATTCCAATACACCTGCTGAAACTGGACCCATGGAATCTTTGGATGCTGCTCTTCTTGGAAAACCGAAAAG ATTAGACCGACCTAAAAAGGAAGCATCACGTGTTAGTCAGGAGGATATGCGTCCTGTCAAATCTGAGGGCTATGGAAATGCTTCAGAGATTGAAAACTTCCTGGCAAAATCATCCATTAAG GAACATGAAGACAATGACTGGGTAAGAGCTGAAGAGCTTGTCAAGAGCGGAGGAAGAGAAGACGTGGAACTAGTCAGCTGTAGCACCAGAGGCTTTGTT GTATCTTTTGGTTCCTTGATAGGATTTTTGCCATATCGCAATCTTGCAGCCAGGTGGAAATTCTTAGCTTTTGAATCTTGGTTGAGGCAAAAAGGTTTGGATCCATCCCAATACAAGCAAGGTCTGGGGATCATTGGAGGCTATGATGGTTTTGGCAAGGCAGCTTCTCCTGAGGCAGGAGTAGATCCGCAAATTGCTAAAAATGCCGATGAGGAGATCTCGCCAGATATGAAACTTGAAGATCTTCTCAGGATTTATGACCAAGAGAAACTCCAGTTCTTATCATCATTTGTTGGTCTG AGGATCAGAGTAAGTGTGGTGTTGGCTGACAGATATTCCAGAAGGCTAATATTCTCGTTAAAggcaaaagaaaaggaagaattgGTCGAGAAGAAGAAGAGCCTTATG GCAAAACTTCAGGTTGGGGACGTGGTAAAATGCTGTATACAAAAAATTACCTATTTCGGTATATTTGTCGAG GTTGAAGGAGTACTTGCGCTAATTCACCAGACAGAAGTCTCATGGGATGCCACTTTAGACCCTGCGTCGTATTTTAAAATTGGCCAG ATTGTGGAGGCAAAAGTTCACCAGTTAGACTTTTCACTTGAGCGCATCTTCTTGTCATTGAAGGAAATAACG CCAGATCCCATGATGGAGGCCTTAGAGGCTGTAGTTGGTGATCCTGATAATTTGAATGGAGAACTCCAAGCATCAGAGCTGGATACTGAG TGGCCTGACGTGGAATCTCTTATCAAAGAATTAAAGCAGTTTGAGGGCATCTCCTCTGTATCAAAAGGGCGGTACTTCTTGAGCCCTGGTTTGGCTCCAACATTTCAG GTTTATATGGCATCCATGTTTGAGAATCAATACAAGTTACTTGCGCGGTCGGGAAATAGAGTACAAGAG GTTATAGTGGAGACATCATTGAGTAAAGAGGAAATGAAATCTGCAATTCAATCTTGTACAAACAAAGTTGAATAA